Proteins from a genomic interval of Zingiber officinale cultivar Zhangliang chromosome 1B, Zo_v1.1, whole genome shotgun sequence:
- the LOC121967800 gene encoding protein TRIGALACTOSYLDIACYLGLYCEROL 1, chloroplastic-like — MDSVSLRPFPFAAASFLSPNYLTPKLIARRIPLRHRSRSSLSPRTTVRLSLSEGITNNSPLPDPSSVTAPLFSNWTPPRPLWRGLSALILAGQVARRALSGRIHRRNTLQQLERVGPRSTGVCLLTAAFVGMAFTIQFVREFTRLGLHRSVGGVLALALSRELSPVVTSVVAAGRIGSAFAAELGTMQVSEQTDTLRVLGAHPVDYLVTPRVIACCLALPVLTLLCFCVGLASSAFLADAVFGISINIILDSARRALRPWDIISAMIKSQVFGATIAVVSCAWGVTTHGGAKGVGESTTSAVVISLVGIFIADFALSYLFFQGAGDSLKYAMG; from the coding sequence ATGGACTCCGTCTCCCTTCGCCCTTTCCCCTTCGCTGCTGCTTCCTTCTTAAGCCCTAATTATCTCACGCCCAAACTTATAGCTCGGCGGATCCCGCTCCGTCACCGCTCCCGCTCTTCCTTGTCCCCTCGCACCACCGTCCGCCTCTCCCTCTCCGAAGGCATCACCAACAACTCCCCGCTTCCCGATCCCTCTTCCGTTACCGCTCCTCTCTTCTCCAACTGGACGCCACCTCGCCCCTTGTGGCGCGGCCTCTCCGCTCTCATCCTCGCCGGACAGGTGGCTCGCCGCGCTCTCTCCGGACGCATCCACCGTCGGAACACCCTACAGCAGCTGGAGCGCGTTGGCCCCCGCTCCACCGGCGTCTGCCTCCTCACCGCTGCTTTTGTGGGGATGGCCTTTACCATCCAGTTCGTCAGAGAGTTCACCCGCCTCGGCCTCCATCGCTCTGTCGGCGGCGTACTCGCCCTCGCCCTCTCCCGCGAGTTATCCCCTGTTGTCACCTCAGTTGTCGCCGCTGGGCGCATAGGCTCTGCGTTCGCTGCGGAGCTCGGCACCATGCAGGTCTCCGAGCAGACAGACACTCTCCGTGTCCTTGGAGCCCATCCCGTTGACTACCTCGTCACTCCTCGAGTCATCGCTTGTTGCCTTGCTCTTCCAGTCCTTACCCTCCTCTGCTTTTGTGTTGGCCTCGCCTCCAGTGCTTTTCTGGCTGATGCCGTCTTCGGGATCAGCATCAACATTATCCTCGACTCCGCCAGGAGGGCTCTGCGGCCCTGGGACATCATCAGCGCCATGATTAAATCGCAAGTTTTTGGGGCTACGATAGCGGTCGTAAGCTGCGCATGGGGAGTCACTACACACGGCGGGGCCAAGGGGGTTGGTGAATCCACAACGTCGGCAGTTGTCATCTCCCTTGTTGGGATCTTTATCGCGGACTTTGCTCTTTCGTATTTATTTTTCCAGGGTGCAGGTGATTCGCTCAAGTATGCCATGGGATAG